The Lycium barbarum isolate Lr01 chromosome 10, ASM1917538v2, whole genome shotgun sequence genome includes a region encoding these proteins:
- the LOC132614586 gene encoding uncharacterized protein LOC132614586, with product MIQLFQGSIVKIIFIFSLFVIMPVSWAIDNNNPLVELSSREELAKMAGYGEEKLSTVILHGTLLCGDHTPHPVPGASMAVFCGTIGPGKVRRSSWAQNITDENGEFIIDVPSHLHANIHDPNLCHFQILHLPKEYSLCDHHSFTKKKHYTLTSSNIGSDGIRIYTTPTIHLTLKASS from the exons ATGATTCAATTATTTCAAGGAAGTATTGTGAAGATAATATTCATATTCTCCTTGTTTGTTATTATGCCAGTAAGTTGGGCAATTGATAATAATAATCCGTTAGTAGAACTTTCAAGCAGAGAAGAATTGGCAAAGATGGCTGGCTATGGAGAAGAAAAGCTTTCTACTGTTATCCTCCATGGTACTCTTCTTTGTGGTGATCACACACCACATCCAGTTCCAG GTGCATCAATGGCGGTGTTTTGCGGAACTATTGGGCCGGGGAAAGTAAGGAGATCATCATGGGCCCAAAATATAACAGATGAAAATGGAGAGTTCATAATAGATGTCCCTTCTCATCTCCATGCTAATATTCATGATCCAAACCTATGCCATTTTCAAATCCTTCATCTCCCAAAGGAGTACTCCCTTTGTGATCATCATTCTTTTACAAAAAAGAAACACTACACACTAACATCATCCAATATTGGATCAGATGGCATCCGCATTTACACCACTCCAACGATTCACCTAACCCTTAAAGCTAGCTCATAA
- the LOC132613595 gene encoding oligopeptide transporter 3, whose translation MSSSKNTLPPASSTTGDKLNGETPLAEDNERCSVEEVALVVPETDDPTLPVMTFRAWFLGLTSCTILIFLNTFFIYRTQPLTISAILMQIAVLPIGKFMAATLPKKNFNLFGSSFSLNPGPFNIKEHVIITVMANCGVSIGGGDAYSIGAITVMKAYYKQSVSFLCSLIIVLTTQILGYGWAGMLRRYLVDPVDMWWPSNLAQVSLFRALHEKETKTRSLTRMKFFLVFMGASFAYYTFPGYLFPILTFFSWVCWAWPHSITAQQIGSGYHGLGVGAFTLDWAGISAYHGSPLVTPWTSILNVGVGFIMFIYIIIPLCYWKYNTFDAQKFPIFSNKLFTASGKVYDTTKILTPQFDLNIAAYEKYSKLYLSPLFALSIGSGFARFTATLTHVALFNGSDIWKQSRSAVKNVKMDIHAKLMKSYKQVPQWWFLILLFGSIALSLLMCFVWKEDVQLPWWGMLFAFGLAFIVTLPIGVIQATTNQQPGYDIIAQFIIGYILPGKPIANLLFKIYGRTSTVHALSFLADLKLGHYMKIPPRCMYTAQLVGTLVAGTINLAVAWWMLGSIENICDVETLHPDSPWTCPKFRVTFDASVIWGLIGPQRLFGPGGLYRNLVWLFLIGALLPVPIWVLSKIFPDKKWIPLINIPVISYGFAGMPPATPTNIASWLITGMIFNYFVFKYRKEWWKKYNYVLSAALDAGTAFMGVLLFFALQNEGKNLKWWGTELDHCPLATCPTAPGIVVEGCPVFK comes from the exons ATGTCGTCTAGCAAGAACACCCTCCCACCAGCGTCCTCCACCACCGGCGATAAACTGAACGGAGAGACACCACTAGCCGAAGACAACGAACGATGTTCTGTTGAGGAAGTAGCTCTCGTTGTGCCAGAAACTGATGACCCCACTTTACCTGTAATGACATTCCGAGCATGGTTTCTTGGACTCACTTCTTGCACTATCTTGATTTTCCTCAACACTTTTTTTATCTACAGAACTCAACCATTAACTATATCAGCTATACTCATGCAAATTGCTGTTCTACCAATTGGTAAATTCATGGCTGCTACACTTCCCAAAAAGAATTTTAATCTTTTTGGGAGTTCATTCAGTTTAAATCCAGGGCCATTTAATATCAAAGAACATGTTATTATTACTGTTATGGCAAATTGTGGAGTTTCAATTGGAGGTGGTGATGCTTATTCTATTGGAGCTATTACTGTTATGAAGGCTTATTATAAACAGAGTGTCAGTTTTCTGTGCTCTCTTATTATTGTCTTGACTACTCAG ATATTGGGGTATGGATGGGCTGGGATGTTGAGGAGATACCTTGTTGATCCTGTGGATATGTGGTGGCCTTCAAACCTTGCTCAAGTCTCTCTATTCAG GGCACTTCACGAGAAGGAAACCAAAACAAGAAGCTTGACAAGGATGAAGTTTTTCCTTGTATTTATGGGGGCAAGCTTTGCATATTACACTTTCCCAGGCTATCTGTTTCCGATTTTGACTTTCTTCTCATGGGTCTGTTGGGCGTGGCCACATAGTATAACAGCTCAGCAAATTGGCTCTGGATACCACGGGCTTGGTGTGGGTGCTTTCACCCTCGATTGGGCTGGCATATCAGCTTATCATGGCAGTCCATTAGTGACACCGTGGACCTCGATTCTAAATGTTGGCGTTGGATTTATCATGTTCATATACATCATTATTCCTCTATGTTACTGGAAGTACAACACTTTTGATGCTCAGAAGTTTCCCATCTTTTCAAATAAGCTGTTCACAGCTAGTGGGAAAGTATACGATACCACTAAAATCTTGACTCCGCAATTCGATCTCAACATTGCTGCTTATGAAAAGTACAGCAAGCTCTACCTCAGTCCTTTGTTTGCCCTCTCAATCGGATCGGGATTCGCAAGGTTTACAGCGACCCTCACACATGTTGCACTATTTAATGGCAG TGATATTTGGAAGCAAAGTAGATCAGCTGTGAAGAATGTCAAAATGGACATCCATGCAAAATTGATGAAAAGCTACAAGCAAGTCCCCCAGTGGTGGTTCCTCATATTATTGTTCGGCAGCATAGCCCTATCGCTTTTGATGTGCTTCGTGTGGAAAGAAGATGTGCAACTGCCGTGGTGGGGCATGCTGTTTGCGTTTGGTCTTGCTTTTATTGTTACTCTCCCCATAGGAGTCATTCAAGCGACTACTAATCAG CAACCTGGATATGACATAATTGCACAGTTCATAATTGGTTATATCCTCCCAGGAAAACCAATTGCAAATTTGCTTTTCAAAATCTATGGCCGGACCAGTACTGTTCATGCTCTCTCTTTTTTAGCCGATCTTAAACTTGGTCACTACATGAAAATTCCACCACGATGCATGTACACAGCTCAG CTCGTGGGGACTCTTGTTGCCGGTACAATCAACCTTGCTGTAGCATGGTGGATGCTGGGAAGCATCGAGAACATTTGTGACGTTGAGACTCTTCATCCCGACAGCCCATGGACTTGTCCGAAATTTCGAGTCACTTTTGATGCTTCTGTCATATGGGGTTTAATCGGACCACAGCGGTTGTTTGGCCCCGGAGGATTATACAGGAACTTGGTATGGTTATTCCTCATAGGTGCATTGCTACCAGTGCCTATTTGGGTGCTGAGCAAAATCTTTCCCGATAAGAAATGGATTCCATTGATCAACATACCCGTTATATCCTATGGTTTCGCGGGGATGCCACCAGCCACGCCAACCAATATCGCTAGTTGGCTTATTACCGGAATGATATTCAACTATTTCGTGTTCAAATACCGAAAAgaatggtggaagaaatacaactATGTTCTATCAGCTGCCCTGGATGCTGGAACAGCTTTTATGGGTGTTTTATTGTTTTTCGCGTTGCAAAACGAGGGCAAAAACCTGAAATGGTGGGGAACTGAGTTAGATCACTGTCCCTTAGCAACTTGTCCAACAGCTCCCGGGATTGTAGTGGAAGGATGCCCGGTATTCAAGTAG